A single window of Drosophila suzukii chromosome 3, CBGP_Dsuzu_IsoJpt1.0, whole genome shotgun sequence DNA harbors:
- the dikar gene encoding protein split ends isoform X1, translated as MVSTFIGLLDIQSWWEIPCISHFCSLFSSAFDLPDIDIEDLESALLSDGTSDEDQVALVPELIVRLLKGCDALQSVAKEITHSNYQMFLRRFLRQQCRLHQTENHFDTDIDFQSLPVRKRLHILHDLCHFRLDSADVQVILSNLEADSLRVEPLGYDAKNSGYWYFYGTRLYREDKATGGAAASSSGSGCGGASSGGASSSKGIGSNGTVWQVICFTEEDWQNLAAKFKTSTNAKERELFHILDDNFLPKLPQLFRERERLRRRKLLQVRNSSRIRNIAELKARQEEERLRREEERQRRERENLYQERQNANWVAPPHQQQQQQQLQQQQQQSQQRTRRRSQSTSTASGISTYASSLRRTTTTNSSEFLCHRETFCLSPENDEDDDDENDEDEALDAEQQPEQQQQQEEQQPEEEQRQEPEELLAASATGDDFPSPETPNSQTPAELKSKSSHHHHHHHHHKKKKSGKKQKKRHHRDRDRERDREHHHHHRRRHKHASEAEEGEDDNNNHNSNSNSNSNTNSTSSNNSAQPKRRRSGQQHHQPERAQPTTSLSPEDKENFCRQLQLLDTNSAAIAVATSIADLSLPSPVAHDSESEQDEQPAAVEPQPPTVASSMAPAANVKLPGRQTNNSLSSLTGNIFIPGGSAQQTQQQPSQQQPSQEPQSSSSSSHSGTNNTASTVRSKKQKAVLNSSGSSSTSKVADKADRNLSKAEAGKSKKSAAGSSASSSSSKAERNSGAYSDKSGDDHVNSSNRSTTNNNSSLNNNNNNHKHASHHSHNNNNSHSTTASATTTATTTTSQGYHNNSNYNHNNQNNHSHQNSHSHHTHHYHHTTNIYSNSKHKSKSHHSLTHINNNNNNNNHTTNATSTSQQHHPVTTNNNSTYNSSNHANILSFTETEEVLQIGMHKVLVYVKNHRDAWPFVDPVDEDIAPRYYSIIRRPMDLLKMEDKLDSGEYHKFNEFRNDFRLIVNNCRLYNGHNNEYTEMVNNLQDAFEKATKKYFDNLSDDEDDDPNLSYPAADSKMNVFREKYFSKKAKEETEKDAPGRVESSADEDLTEIEAEAPQKALKRKRKEKDKRRKKKTKSKADLETDDEDLEIEREPTPPPPPPPPPASKKSKSGKVAKEKEKDKEREKDKEKDKDKETTSSKRGRKTKGEKSSSKPSKQQQKTKKGAKKTAPESDLESDPSDSRESEDYSDDDHISLAKTKSLIKPTARTIAAQKKKSVPAESKVKMPTPVKRQVKGKGKGGRKVKDDSLDSEQSDVDVKKQLPPTAAAALAESAADLEEDADDQPAREDDDEDSSRSRSMSPFKVDLHKKYSKSALNDDLSELLTTVKKVPTAETTKLSARHQDEANADKERSSRESDGDFKSLSSSRASSEERPPVAKKGKKVENSKKEKEKKSRDKDKDKDKDKDKDKDKDKDKDKDKDKDKDKSRSAKHKKGKEDSPVSAAAAAAAAEQAELEMLLPFMDKYDVIKFRRSRAALSGSSASNSIAPSEDSKPASTKSSRESKKPAAKREKSPEPVEHKRGRKSKDQKRSKESDKPEKPEKASKVDSEKQAEKSKKKEEQPKVAEKPPREKSPAPVAPSETIKEPPAPTPAPPTPAPSKTKEATSKTAAKKRADKQMPPPPKPADKPSEKGSGKKASSKKAAQKAAGQPQTNNNTNLEALDVETEQTLKDINRWLEHTPRFTEFSSASNSPSRYNLLDDFDSGIGSKLDAADFRRPVALAAPKAELVPTKLAEALNELVSEPKEAASKSESESVAPTPSSVSSSCGTPPHSMHSGNSIGSTSATAASSSNCSNNSMPTPLPVVAPPTPTPAPPPLLPIPKPKEPSTTQLILNPPPPPHIKQQLAKEAKRKSLKEKQAAQAAQAQQVKAKTNVMRTIERLQPGKAKGNLLQNVAGKSTEESGDSHSGANPVATKVKELKNALITETCEGAPKLSLGTVLKTQDFTLGKSLEEMSGKKATDEDDSPNEETKSENPSTPTTPNKEPPKPFEALLELSKIGKSSDTAKTEASQKEKPNLSAWLKAFGGPKVSKKSEEEDKQQTASQDLQADAKVAPPAHSPAGDNFSLPTVMRQRKPSTGSTNSERSSFSQDPDSPRIAIDERYGSYAAGSYTSPIGASPIGASPIMVSPKPNDDMGKPASPYPLNGAIKVGFYQDTTTKSSPDKSCSPREMNSPYPQYSQHIYSSASSPNVSTPDMSGTSPYGGGNSYNPSGSEASKTPAYSSTSPLPIYDQYKQPRSQESDYNSSMSPSTPNPHSPYQQPQSSPYTTPQQSQSTHPSPYHGQSPYHQQQHSPYHPPAAQQQQQQQSSQPSHSPASHQQALSPMHSVESPASSAATQPPTPLAQSPAEQQHSPYQQPVLSPYQQPQQQVQPPVVPPVQPATSAVASTPLSNNGYGSTHDSYQQLQQQQRSLYNPATLINPLPAAASSTASITKPNNDWSLNRSLLPPSITNTVNQATQQQQQQAGQLQQQPPMQQATQQQLQATSQQQQQLQSTPPQQQQQLQTPQQQQQLQAPQQQQQQLQAPQQQQQQLQTPQQQQTQQQQQQQVLGHQQQHKPKYPTYAQYQSTNAAANAAAAADAVDTLQQQQQQQQQQQKIVPPTYGSDMATFMQQMQQPPKTDTLINPLKRPGEEIGMDYSGNAANKMPKIDETPAQQPQLQQQQQQQQQTQNQTQSLLNKQQQMFNSFLGSMAFGKPIGNIAPDKAFEMYNRAAAMGFPKDFAKDNSCQLQQQQQQQQSPQVAANKQQTSQQTQPQPQQQSQQTQPHLTQLQAALSQSYQQPQQQQQTQAQKLPQQQQQQQQQSQQLNYQQQQAQLNHNYTAQQQQAAVPDKPPATQSSVAAAVSGDMSSNMINLPSTAHQHHLSQTHHLAAYNKPTPPPPQTYSNPLMQSMLGYAGNYFDKTMPPAAHMYSASSSAATAYGNPAQQLPGNYVPGNNNPAHQQQQQPPQQQQAPAVAPAEVKAPAKRGRKKKAATIAAEAAAAAAKQQQQQQHQAQQQQQVAAQQQHQQQQQVAAQQQQQQQQQVAAQQQQQHQAMPQYNMPQSVASVSAAVATNNQLQAHAQALHQGFQLYAGLKSGGVSSPVGSSAATPATSGTTSNQTAADAAAISLKTSTGGMVPGSAFNFAPTPGALGLYGDQAAAASSYLDQFRDAPNPYYMPPAPAHSGASSNPSGNAADKSQNPLNSAAGSYPFLAAAHPSSRAAAAAAAYPFADANSQLYQQYLRRDDFHTRMIFNQSLLGGPAAAAAAAGYGQPPPPPSAYQRAALGMPKPYDINRQSWF; from the exons atggTTTCTACTTTTATTGGTCTATTAG ACATTCAATCATGGTGGGAGATACCGTGTATTTCGCATTTCTGTTCATTGTTTAGTTCCGCCTTTGATCTGCCCGACATTGACATCGAG GACCTCGAATCGGCGCTGCTCTCCGATGGTACCAGCGATGAGGATCAGGTCGCCCTAGTGCCCGAGTTAATTGTGCGCCTGCTCAAGGGCTGCGATGCGCTACAGTCGGTAGCCAAGGAAATCACACACAGCAACTATCAGATGTTCTTGCGTCGCTTCCTGCGCCAACAGTGTCGCCTGCACCAGACCGAGAATCATTTCGACACGGACATTGACTTCCAGTCGCTGCCCGTGCGCAAGCGCCTGCACATCCTGCACGATCTGTGCCACTTCCGCCTGGACTCGGCCGATGTGCAGGTCATCCTCAGCAACCTAGAGGCGGACAGTCTGCGCGTGGAGCCCCTGGGCTACGACGCCAAGAACTCCGGCTACTGGTACTTCTACGGCACGCGGCTCTATCGCGAGGACAAGGCCACCGGCGGAGCGGCAGCCTCCAGTTCGGGATCGGGTTGCGGCGGAGCCTCATCTGGCGGAGCATCGAGCAGCAAGGGCATCGGCAGCAACGGCACCGTCTGGCAGGTCATCTGCTTCACCGAGGAGGACTGGCAGAACTTGGCCGCCAAGTTCAAGACCTCGACGAACGCCAAGGAGCGCGAACTATTTCACATACTCGATGACAACTTTCTGCCCAAGTTGCCGCAGCTTTTCCGCGAGCGTGAGCGTTTGAGGCGGAGAAA ACTTTTGCAAGTGCGCAACTCTAGTCGCATTCGCAACATCGCGGAGTTGAAGGCGCGCCAGGAGGAGGAACGCCTGCGTCGCGAGGAGGAGCGCCAGCGTCGGGAGCGGGAGAATCTCTACCAGGAGCGGCAAAACGCGAACTGGGTGGCACCGCCgcaccaacagcagcagcagcagcaactacaacaacagcagcagcagtcccAACAGCGAACACGCAGACG ATCCCAATCAACTTCGACGGCTAGTGGTATTTCAACCTACGCAAGCTCCCTCAGACGAACTACCACAACTAATTCGAGCGAATTTCTGTGCCACAGGGAAACCTTCTGCCTCTCACCAGAAAACGACgaagacgacgacgacgaaAACGACGAGGACGAGGCCCTCGACGCGGAGCAGCAGCCagaacaacagcagcagcaagaaGAGCAGCAGCCAGAGGAGGAGCAGCGGCAGGAACCAGAGGAATTATTAGCTGCCTCAGCAACTGGCGACGATTTTCCCTCTCCAGAAACGCCGAATTCGCAAACGCCGGCGGAATTGAAGAGCAAGAGTAgtcaccaccaccaccatcatcatcaccacAAAAAGAAAAAGTCGGGCAAGAAGCAGAAAAAGCGACACCATCGAGATAGAGATCGTGAGCGGGACCGCGagcaccatcatcatcatcggcgGCGACACAAGCATGCTTCAGAGGCAGAGGAGGGCGAGGACGACAACAAtaaccacaacagcaacagcaatagcaacagcaacaccaatagcaccagcagcaacaatagTGCCCAGCCCAAGCGACGACGAAGTGGCCAGCAGCACCATCAGCCAGAAAGAGCCCAGCCCACTACTTCTCTAAGTCCCGAGGACAAGGAGAACTTCTGTAGGCAGCTGCAACTTTTGGACACCAATTCGGCGGCCATTGCGGTGGCCACAAGCATTGCCGATCTCAGTCTGCCCTCGCCGGTGGCACATGACAGCGAATCGGAGCAGGACGAGCAGCCGGCAGCAGTGGAACCACAGCCACCAACAGTAGCTTCTTCAATGGCGCCAGCGGCAAATGTGAAGTTGCCCGGCAGGCAGACAAACAATTCGCTGAGTTCGCTGACAGGAAACATATTCATACCGGGAGGAAGCGCCCAACAAACGCAGCAGCAACcatcgcagcagcagccatcGCAGGAGCCACAGagcagcagtagcagcagcCACAGCGGCACGAACAACACCGCCAGCACGGTGCGCTCCAAGAAACAGAAGGCTGTGCTTAACAGCAGCgggagcagcagcaccagcaaaGTGGCGGACAAGGCGGATCGGAACCTGAGCAAGGCGGAGGCGGGCAAGTCCAAGAAGTCGGCGGCGGGCTCATCGGCATCCTCATCGTCCAGCAAGGCGGAGCGGAACAGCGGTGCCTACTCGGACAAGAGTGGCGATGA CCATGTAAATAGTAGCAACCGTAGcaccaccaacaacaacagcagccttaacaacaacaacaacaaccataAGCACGCGTCGCACCACAgtcacaacaacaacaacagccatTCAACGACGGCATCGGctacaacaacagcaacaacgacAACGTCGCAGGGATATCATAATAATTCGaattataatcataataatcaGAATAATCACAGCCACCAAAACtcccactcacaccacacccACCATTATCACCATACCACTAATATTTACAGTAACAGCAAACATAAATCCAAATCGCACCACTCCCTAACCCatatcaacaacaacaacaacaataataatcaCACAACAAATGCAACAAGCACATCACAACAACACCACCCAGTAACCACAAACAACAATTCAACGTACAACTCCTCCAATCATGCGAATATTCTTAGCTTCACCGAAACGGAGGAGGTCCTGCAAATCGGAATGCACAAGGTGCTCGTCTACGTGAAGAACCATCGGGATGCCTGGCCATTTGTGGATCCCGTCGATGAGGACATAGCACCGCGCTATTACTCGATCATCAGGAG ACCCATGGACCTTTTGAAGATGGAGGACAAGCTGGACAGCGGGGAATATCATAAATTCAATGAATTCCGCAACGACTTTCGCTTGATTGTCAACAACTGCAGATTATACAATGGGCACAATAATG AATACACTGAGATGGTTAACAATCTGCAGGATGCTTtcgagaaggccaccaaaaaatactttgataaTCTCTCCGACGACGAGGACGATGATCCCAATCTAAGCTATCCCGCCGCCGACTCCAAAATGAACGTGTTTCGCGAGAAGTACTTCAGCAAGAAGGCCAAGGAGGAGACGGAGAAGGATGCGCCGGGTCGTGTGGAAAGCAGCGCCGACGAGGATCTCACCGAGATCGAAGCGGAGGCCCCTCAAAAAGCCCTAAAACGCAAGCGTAAGGAAAAAGACAAAAGGCGCAAAAAGAAGACCAAGAGTAAGGCGGATCTGGAAACGGATGATGAGGATTTGGAGATTGAGCGAGAGCCAACgcctccacctccaccaccTCCTCCGCCAGCAAGCAAGAAAAGCAAATCGGGCAAGGTGGCCaaggaaaaggaaaaagaTAAGGAACGAGAGAAAGATAAGGAGAAGGACAAGGACAAGGAGACCACATCATCTAAGCGGGGACGTAAGACCAAGGGCGAAAAGTCCTCTTCAAAACCCAGCAAACAGCAGCAAAAGACCAAAAAGGGCGCCAAAAAGACGGCGCCCGAATCGGACCTGGAATCGGATCCAAGCGACAGCCGCGAGAGCGAGGACTACAGCGATGATGACCACATATCGTTGGCTAAAACCAAATCGCTGATTAAACCCACAGCCCGAACGATAGCGGCACAGAAGAAAAAATCTGTGCCCGCTGAGTCCAAAGTAAAGATGCCCACGCCAGTGAAACGCCAGGTGAAAGGCAAGGGAAAGGGTGGACGTAAGGTAAAGGACGACTCACTGGACAGCGAGCAGTCTGATGTGGATGTCAAGAAACAGCTGCCACCAACGGCAGCTGCCGCCCTAGCCGAATCCGCCGCCGACCTGGAAGAAGATGCCGATGATCAGCCTGCGCGGGAAGACGATGATGAGGACAGCTCACGGTCTCGCAGCATGTCCCCTTTCAAGGTTGATCTCCACAAGAAATACTCAAAAAGTGCCCTTAACGATGATCTCTCCGAACTGCTGACCACCGTAAAAAAGGTTCCTACAGCGGAAACCACTAAGCTAAGTGCTCGGCATCAGGATGAAGCGAATGCGGATAAGGAGAGATCTTCCCGAGAGTCTGACGGGGACTTTAAATCCCTGAGCAGCAGTCGGGCCAGCTCCGAAGAGCGTCCGCCGGTGgcaaaaaaagggaaaaaggTGGAGAACTCGAAAAAGGAGAAAGAAAAGAAGAGCAGGGATAAAGACAAGGATAAGGATAAGGATAAGGATAAAGATAAGGATAAGGATAAGGATAAGGACAAAGATAAGGACAAGGACAAGGATAAATCCCGCAGCGCCAAGCACAAGAAGGGCAAGGAGGATTCCCCAGTCTCGGCAGCCGCCGCTGCAGCCGCAGCCGAGCAGGCTGAACTGGAGATGCTGCTGCCTTTCATGGACAAGTACGATGTGATCAAGTTCCGACGTAGTCGTGCCGCCCTTAGTGGCTCCAGTGCCTCCAACTCGATAGCTCCCTCCGAGGACTCCAAGCCAGCAAGTACCAAGAGCAGTAGGGAGAGCAAAAAACCCGCAGCGAAGCGGGAAAAGTCGCCTGAACCTGTGGAACACAAGCGCGGGCGGAAGAGCAAAGACCAAAAGCGATCAAAGGAGTCGGATAAGCCTGAAAAACCTGAAAAAGCCTCGAAAGTCGACTCCGAGAAACAGGCCGAAAAGTCAAAGAAAAAGGAGGAGCAACCCAAAGTGGCGGAAAAACCTCCAAGAGAAAAATCGCCTGCACCGGTAGCTCCTTCAGAAACCATAAAAGAACCTCCAGCCCCAACTCCCGCACCACCCACACCAGCGCCCAGTAAGACAAAGGAAGCCACAAGTAAAACGGCAGCTAAGAAAAGAGCCGACAAGCAAATGCCGCCGCCTCCGAAGCCGGCCGATAAACCAAGTGAAAAGGGGTCTGGCAAGAAAGCTTCCAGCAAAAAGGCAGCCCAAAAAGCAGCGGGCCAACCGCAAACAAACAATAACACAAATCTCGAAGCGTTGGACGTGGAAACAGAGCAGACGCTCAAAGACATAAATCGCTGGCTGGAGCACACGCCTCGGTTTACAGAGTTCAGTTCGGCTAGCAATTCACCATCCCGATATAATCTGTTGGATGATTTCGACTCCGGAATCGGTAGTAAACTGGATGCGGCCGATTTTCGACGACCAGTGGCATTGGCTGCTCCAAAAGCGGAACTGGTGCCTACTAAATTGGCAGAGGCTCTCAATGAGCTGGTGAGCGAACCAAAGGAGGCAGCTAGcaaatcggaatcggaatctgTGGCCCCCACGCCGAGCAGTGTAAGCAGCAGCTGTGGAACTCCACCGCATTCAATGCACTCTGGAAACTCCATTGGAAGCACCTCCGCCACTGCGGCCTCCAGTTCGAATTGCTCTAATAATTCGATGCCCACTCCCTTACCCGTGGTAGCTCCTCCGACGCCAACGCCTGCTCCTCCACCACTGCTCCCGATTCCAAAACCAAAAGAGCCGAGTACCACCCAACTCATCCTCAATCCACCACCTCCGCCACACATCAAACAGCAGCTGGCAAAGGAGGCCAAGCGCAAGTCCCTGAAAGAAAAGCAGGCGGCTCAAGCGGCCCAGGCTCAGCAGGTGAAAGCCAAGACGAATGTGATGAGGACAATCGAACGGCTCCAACCAGGCAAAGCAAAGGGAAATCTCTTGCAGAATGTAGCTGGCAAGTCAACGGAGGAAAGTGGAGACTCTCACTCTGGTGCAAATCCAGTTGCCACCAAGGTCAAGGAGCTGAAGAATGCTCTCATCACAGAAACATGCGAGGGAGCACCCAAACTAAGTTTGGGTACGGTTCTTAAAACACAGGACTTTACATTGGGCAAAAGCCTTGAGGAAATGTCAGGAAAGAAAGCCACGGATGAAGATGATAGTCCAAATGAGGAAACCAAATCGGAGAATCCTTCGACACCCACAACACCAAACAAAGAGCCACCAAAACCATTTGAAGCTCTTCTCGAACTCAGCAAAATTGGCAAATCCTCAGATACGGCAAAAACCGAAGCCAGTCAAAAGGAGAAGCCCAATCTCAGCGCATGGCTCAAAGCTTTCGGTGGTCCGAAGGTAAGCAAAAAGTCCGAGGAGGAGGACAAGCAACAGACGGCTTCCCAGGATCTTCAAGCTGATGCAAAGGTGGCCCCGCCAGCTCATTCGCCTGCTGGGGATAACTTCTCCCTGCCAACGGTAATGCGCCAAAGGAAGCCGAGTACCGGCAGCACGAATTCAGAGAGAAGTTCCTTTAGCCAGGATCCTGATTCCCCAAGAATAGCCATCGATGAGCGCTATGGATCCTATGCAGCTGGCTCTTATACTTCTCCAATTGGTGCCTCACCCATTGGAGCATCTCCCATAATGGTTTCTCCCAAGCCCAATGATGATATGGGAAAACCAGCCTCTCCTTATCCCCTCAATGGAGCCATCAAAGTGGGTTTCTACCAGGACACCACGACCAAGAGCAGTCCGGACAAGAGCTGCAGTCCCAGGGAGATGAATTCTCCGTATCCCCAGTACTCCCAGCATATCTACTCCTCCGCCTCTTCGCCTAATGTGTCCACCCCGGATATGAGTGGGACATCACCTTATGGAGGTGGGAACAGTTACAATCCCTCGGGCTCAGAGGCGTCCAAGACCCCGGCCTACTCTTCCACATCCCCGCTTCCTATTTACGACCAATACAAGCAGCCACGCTCCCAGGAATCGGATTACAACTCCTCGATGAGTCCGAGCACCCCGAACCCACATTCGCCATACCAACAGCCCCAGAGTTCTCCGTACACCACACCGCAGCAATCGCAATCGACGCACCCATCACCATATCATGGCCAGTCGCCgtaccaccagcagcagcactcACCATATCATCCACCCGCCgctcagcagcagcagcaacagcaatcCTCGCAGCCTTCACACAGTCCGGCGTCCCATCAGCAGGCTCTCAGTCCTATGCATAGTGTGGAATCGCCTGCCTCCTCGGCAGCAACGCAACCACCCACGCCGCTGGCTCAGTCACCGGCGGAACAGCAGCACTCGCCGTATCAGCAGCCCGTGCTGTCACCTTACCAGCAACCGCAGCAACAGGTGCAGCCGCCCGTTGTTCCGCCAGTACAACCTGCAACAAGTGCTGTGGCTTCAACGC CTCTGAGCAACAATGGTTATGGGTCCACTCATGATAGCTACCAGCAACTTCAGCAGCAACAGCGATCCTTGTATAATCCAGCCACTTTGATTAATCCTCTGCCGGCTGCTGCTTCTTCAACCGCATCAATAACAAAGCCCAATAATGACTGGAGTCTGAATCGCAGCCTTTTGCCGCCGAGTATAACCAATACTGTAAACCAGGCcacacagcagcagcagcagcaagcTGGCCAAttacagcagcagccaccaatGCAACAGGCAACGCAGCAACAGTTGCAAGCAACAagccaacagcagcagcaattgCAGTCAACACCGCctcaacagcaacaacaattgcAAACAccacagcaacagcaacaattgCAAGCACctcagcaacaacagcagcaattACAGGCAccacagcaacagcagcaacagttgcAGACACCTCAGCAACAGCAgacacagcagcagcaacaacaacaggtGCTGGgccatcagcagcagcataAACCGAAATATCCAACCTATGCGCAATACCAGTCGACTAATGCCGCAGCTAAtgcagcagccgcagcagaTGCAGTGGATACtttgcaacaacaacaacaacaacagcagcagcagcaaaagaTTGTGCCGCCGACGTACGGCAGTGATATGGCCACATTTATGCAGCAAATGCAACAGCCTCCCAAAACAGATACCCTGATAAATCCTCTAAAACGACCTGGAGAGGAAATTGGTATGGACTACAGTGGAAATGCGGCGAATAAAATGCCAAAAATAGACGAGACTCCTGCTCAGCAGCCGCaattgcagcagcaacaacaacagcagcaacaaaccCAGAACCAAACGCAATCCCTGCTTAACAAGCAACAGCAAATGTTTAATAGTTTCCTGGGTTCCATGGCTTTTGGAAAACCAATAGGAAACATTGCACCGGATAAGGCATTTGAAATGTACAACCGAGCGGCTGCCATGGGTTTCCCCAAAGACTTTGCCAAGGACAACAGTTGtcagctgcagcagcaacaacaacagcagcagtcGCCACAAGTTGCCGCAAACAAACAGCAGACGAGTCAGCAGACGCAGCCCCAGCCCCAGCAGCAATCCCAGCAGACGCAGCCACATCTTACACAGCTTCAGGCAGCTCTTAGTCAAAGCTACCAacaaccacagcagcagcagcaaacgCAGGCTCAAAAGttaccgcagcagcagcagcaacaacagcaacagtcGCAACAACTTAactaccagcaacagcaaGCACAGCTTAACCACAACTATACCGCACAGCAACAGCAAGCAGCAGTGCCGGACAAACCTCCCGCAACGCAGTCcagtgttgctgctgctgtgagCGGCGACATGAGCAGCAATATGATTAACCTGCCCTCGACCGCCCACCAGCATCATCTCAGTCAGACGCATCACCTGGCCGCCTACAACAAACCCACACCGCCTCCTCCCCAAACCTACAGCAATCCCTTGATGCAATCTATGCTGGGCTATGCGGGAAACTATTTTGACAAGACCATGCCGCCGGCAGCTCATATGTACAGTGCCTCAAGTTCCGCGGCCACGGCTTACGGAAATCCGGCGCAGCAGCTGCCCGGTAACTATGTTCCCGGCAACAACAATCCCgctcatcagcagcagcagcagccgccaCAACAGCAGCAAGCTCCTGCAGTTGCCCCAGCTGAAGTCAAAGCTCCAGCGAAAAGGGGAAGGAAGAAGAAGGCAGCCACAATTGCAGCAGAAGCAGCGGCTGCGGCAGccaagcagcagcaacaacagcagcatcaagcccaacagcaacaacaggtggccgcccagcagcagcatcagcagcagcaacaagtggcagcccagcagcagcagcagcagcaacaacaagtggccgcccaacagcagcagcagcaccaagCCATGCCGCAATACAATATGCCGCAGTCGGTGGCCTCCGTTTCTGCCGCTGTTGCCACCAATAATCAGCTGCAGGCGCATGCGCAGGCGCTGCACCAAGGCTTCCAATTGTATGCGGGTCTTAAGTCCGGAGGAGTATCTTCGCCAGTGGGCAGCTCAGCAGCCACGCCGGCAACTAGTGGAACCACCAGCAATCAGACGGCGGCCGATGCGGCAGCCATTTCATTGAAAACCTCAACAGGTGGAATGGTTCCAGGGAGTGCCTTCAACTTTGCGCCTACGCCAGGAGCTCTGGGCTTGTACGGAGACCAAGCAGCGGCAGCTAGCAGTTATCTGGATCAATTCAGAGACGCACCCAATCCATACTATATGCCACCAGCGCCGGCCCATAGTGGAGCGTCTTCAAACCCAAGTGGGAATGCAGCGGACAAGAGTCAAAACCCACTGAACTCGGCAGCCGGATCGTATCCCTTCTTGGCGGCGGCACATCCTTCCTCGCGGGCAGCAGCGGCCGCGGCTGCTTATCCGTTTGCGGATGCCAACTCGCAGCTGTATCAGCAGTACCTGCGTCGTGATGACTTCCACACGCGAATGATCTTCAACCAAAGTCTGCTGGGTGGGccagcagcggcggcggcggcagccGGATATGGACAGCCACCACCGCCGCCATCCGCCTATCAACGCGCCGCACTGGGCATGCCCAAGCCGTATGATATAAACCGGCAGTCATGGTTTTAG